The nucleotide sequence GGCTCTCGGCCTCGCGAACCGGCGGTAGACTCCGCCCGGTGAAGCAGACCGACTTCGAGGTCATCGTCGTGGGGAGTGGTCACGCGGGGTGCGAGGCCGCGTTGGCGTCTGCGCGCCTCGGTTGCCGGACCGCGTGCGTGACCTGACGTCCTCGCCGCACTAGCAACTTTAGCGCTAACAGGATTGGCACCGTCAGCCCGTTCGGCTCCGGTACCGGCGTGCTGAGCCACACTTCGTATGTCTGCTCGGGTGTCTGCCACCACCACAGGCAGTGGCCCGCGTCACCGATTGCCATGGATGAAGCCTCCCAGACGTCAGTCCCCAGCGCATCCCGTGACAGATTGAACGTGTCGTAGAAGATGCCCCCGAAGTGCTCGGAGAATCGCCAGCCCCCCCATAGCACGTGACCCGTGGCGTTGATGCGGGCATTCGCAGGGTCGGAAGCCGCGTCGGCACCCAGCACCGTGGCGGTAAGGTTCACGTCGTCACGGAACAGGTTCCAGTCCATACCCCCGCCTGTTGCCGACCACAACACGTGACCGTCCTCGGAGAGGCCGTGGGCCATTGTCTGCTTGCTTGCCCCGACCACCGGATAGGATACGCTGGTCGTGTTCAGCATCACTTGACCGCCCGGTCCGCCCTCCCAGAGGGCGTCACCCCGGCGGTTCATCCCTCTGGGGATCCCTTCGGCTGTGGGCCCGAAAGCCTCCGTCGTCAAGTCGCGGCGGTCCACGTACACTTTGTACCGATTCCCGGTAGATGGAGCCCTGCCTAACCACAGTACGTGCCCCGCATCGTCCACCCAGCCTCCCTCGGCGGTGCGACCCGCGCCAAGGAAGGCGCTCATGTTCTCGGTACCCGCAAACATGTCCCAGTATCCCTCGGTGCTCGCACCTCTGCCTCGCCAGGCGACCGAGCCAGACGGGCTCGGGACCGACGGCGTCCTGCCTTCACCCGTCTCACCGAGCGCCGCCGTGGTGACGTCGGAGTGATTCACGTACGCCTTCGATAGGCCGTCCACGTACCTCTCGTAGCTGATCTGGCCTCCTCGGCCGCGTTGGTAGGGCGCAGCGTACGACACGGAAGTGGCGAACACGTCCGTGCCGACGTACAGACGGCTGTGGTCCCACCAGATCGGAAGCCCGTCGTCCGTAACGCCCCGCGCCCCTGCGGAGTGGAAGCCTCCCTCGACTTGCAGGCTCACGTTCGTACGCCCCGCGAAAACGTTGAGCCCCGTCTCGGTAACCAACTCGTAGACGGGCACACCGCCCGGGCTCACGTAGCTGTAGTACGATTGCGGGGGGTTGTAGTGGGTCGAAGTCGCGAGCCGCTCGTGCACCCACTGCGTCTGGCCATAGGCCTCGCCACACAGCACGGCGACGGCGGCACAAAGGGCGGGGTACAACGCTCTCATCTTAGGGCCCCCAGATCGCGAACAGACGACCGCTCCTGTAGCGCGGGTGGGATGATCCCACATACACGGTCCCATCCGAATCAATGCTCAACTGCGGACGCTCGATCGTGTCCGGGAACGTGGGGTACAGCAGCCGCCACCAGTACACGGGAGCCGGGAAGTGAGCCTCCAGCCTAAAGGAGTACACGATCGGCTCTTCGTATGCGATCACGATGGCTTGCTGCATGCGGCCTTCTGCGTCGTACCACCTTGCGCATGCTCCGACCGCGTCTACGTTGTTGATGAGTGGGTGGTCGGTAACCACCACGCCCTCGGCCCATCGCGGGGGCGGATCGCCTGGCTCAGTGCACTCCTCGACGCGTATGAACCTGGACGGGCCACCCACGAAGGTGCCGAACCAGATGCGCGCGCCTTCGGCAGTCCAGTCCAAAAAAGGGCCGCCCTCGACCGGGTCCACGGCTTCAAGTCCCAAGGGCCCAGCCACGGAAGTCAGGAAGTCGAGCGGCATGTAGGTGTCGTGGTGCCACTTGCTGGAGGGTGCCTGGTAGAGCCCGTTGTCGACAACGGCGTGCAAGCCATTGCCGACCTGCTGGTAAAAGGTCGTGTAGTAGATCGTGCCGTCATCGCCGATGACGGGCTCACAGTGGACTCCGGGGGCTCCCGCTGGGTTCTTATACGGGTTGGGCCACTTCAACTCGCCGTAGGTCCCTCTGTCGACAACCGCATGGAGCCTTCCGAGGGTGTCGCCCACATATACGGTGCCGTTGTCGCCGACCGCAGGTCCTGCAATCACCCCAACGAGTTGTGTGGGATGCGCGGGCAACTCCTGCACCCACTTCGAGGTGCCCGCCGCATCATACGCGCTGACGTACGCCTTCCGTGTGGCCCCGTTGGACCAGGCGACGTAGATCCGGCCGTTCGAGCCGATCACCGGCGAACCACCTATGGCTTCACCCACTTGCCGGATCCAGACCAGCGATCCGTCCGCACGAAAGCACCAGAGGCGCCCGTCGTCGGTTGTGAAGTAGACGTTGTACAGCTCTTGGCCCGGAGGACCGTCCAAGCCGTCGCCCCCCGCTGAGTAAGCTACACCCAACGCAGGAGTGCCATACACGCCCTGCTCGTGCGCCGAGGCGGGCGGCTGGCTTGGCGGGGGATAGGACCAGAGCCTCTGGCCTGTCGCCTTGTTCAGACAGATGAAACGACCA is from Fimbriimonadia bacterium and encodes:
- a CDS encoding PQQ-like beta-propeller repeat protein, translating into MFGPLDARGVAPALVAAALLLPPPTLGQPVPNAPWPMMGHDARHTGRTTVVPANPALRGTIKWIYDPNDTHNDPDEVDAIHAGAAIGPDGKLFFGTTHGRFICLNKATGQRLWSYPPPSQPPASAHEQGVYGTPALGVAYSAGGDGLDGPPGQELYNVYFTTDDGRLWCFRADGSLVWIRQVGEAIGGSPVIGSNGRIYVAWSNGATRKAYVSAYDAAGTSKWVQELPAHPTQLVGVIAGPAVGDNGTVYVGDTLGRLHAVVDRGTYGELKWPNPYKNPAGAPGVHCEPVIGDDGTIYYTTFYQQVGNGLHAVVDNGLYQAPSSKWHHDTYMPLDFLTSVAGPLGLEAVDPVEGGPFLDWTAEGARIWFGTFVGGPSRFIRVEECTEPGDPPPRWAEGVVVTDHPLINNVDAVGACARWYDAEGRMQQAIVIAYEEPIVYSFRLEAHFPAPVYWWRLLYPTFPDTIERPQLSIDSDGTVYVGSSHPRYRSGRLFAIWGP